A single window of Streptomyces aquilus DNA harbors:
- a CDS encoding VOC family protein: protein MPATGPDFISLQVRDLDASQAFYERYLGLVRSPAGPPHAVVFETKPIAFALRDVLPGTDLASVAQPGIGVAIWLHATDVQAAHDALAADGHTIVSAPIDGPFGRTFTFADPDGYQVTLHDRA, encoded by the coding sequence ATGCCCGCCACCGGTCCCGACTTCATCTCGCTCCAAGTGCGCGACCTCGACGCCTCCCAGGCGTTCTACGAGCGGTACCTGGGCCTCGTCCGCTCACCGGCCGGACCTCCGCACGCCGTCGTGTTCGAGACCAAGCCGATCGCGTTCGCCCTCCGTGACGTCCTTCCCGGCACTGATCTCGCCTCCGTCGCCCAGCCCGGCATCGGTGTCGCGATCTGGCTCCACGCCACCGACGTCCAGGCCGCCCACGACGCGCTCGCCGCCGACGGCCACACCATCGTCTCCGCGCCGATCGACGGCCCCTTCGGCCGGACCTTCACGTTCGCCGACCCCGACGGTTACCAGGTCACGCTCCACGACCGCGCCTGA
- the ligA gene encoding NAD-dependent DNA ligase LigA, which yields MTTPAAQIVDAAAYAQAVEDAVKAAAAYYEGGTSPLDDDTYDRLVRGIAQWEDAHPEQVLPDSPTGKVAGGAVEGDVPHTVPMLSLDNVFSAEEFTTWAASLARRIGHDVTRFSSEPKLDGLAIAARYTHGRLRQLITRGDGTAGEDVSHAIGTIEGLPDTLSEPVTVEVRGEVLMTTAQFEHANEVRTQHGGQPFANPRNTAAGTLRAKDRAYTVPMTFFGYGLLPLPGTDTALADRLGESAHSDLMAQAAAWGVNTTASTAVPGTTADGVEEVLARVEEIAALRAELPFGIDGVVIKADLAADQQAAGSGSRAPRWAIAYKLPAVEKITRLLEVEWNVGRTGIIAPRAVLEPVEIDGSTITYATLHNPADITRRDLRLGDHVMVYRAGDVIPRVEAPVAHLRTGDEQPIVFPEVCPRCGSDIDTSEQRWRCTNGRNCHLVASLSYAAGRDQLDIEGLGHTRVVQLVDAGLVADLADLFTLTREQLLALERMGETSTDNLLAALAAAKGQPLSRVLCALGVRGTGRSMSRRIARHFATMDHIRAADAEAMQQVEGIGTEKAPSIVAELAELAPLIDKLVAVGVNMTEPGATPPPAADADPAEAPEDAAAADLPLAGMTVVVTGSMSGALEKLSRNQMNELIERAGGRSSSSVSKKTTLVVAGEGAGSKRAKAEDLGVRLAEPDEFAALVADFLP from the coding sequence ATGACGACACCAGCTGCACAGATCGTGGATGCCGCCGCCTACGCACAGGCGGTCGAGGACGCGGTGAAGGCCGCGGCCGCCTACTACGAGGGCGGCACCTCACCCCTGGACGACGACACCTACGACCGGCTGGTGCGCGGCATCGCGCAGTGGGAGGACGCCCACCCCGAGCAGGTGCTCCCCGACTCCCCCACGGGCAAGGTCGCCGGCGGCGCGGTGGAGGGGGACGTCCCGCACACGGTGCCGATGCTCAGTCTCGACAACGTCTTCTCCGCCGAGGAGTTCACCACCTGGGCCGCCTCGCTGGCGCGCCGTATCGGCCATGACGTCACCCGTTTCAGCAGCGAGCCGAAGCTCGACGGGCTGGCGATCGCCGCCCGCTACACCCACGGCCGTCTGAGACAGCTGATCACCCGCGGGGACGGCACGGCCGGGGAGGATGTCAGCCATGCGATCGGCACCATCGAGGGCCTGCCCGACACCCTGTCCGAGCCGGTCACCGTGGAGGTCCGCGGCGAGGTCCTGATGACGACGGCCCAGTTCGAGCACGCCAACGAGGTGCGCACACAGCACGGCGGTCAGCCGTTCGCCAATCCGCGCAACACCGCGGCCGGCACCCTGCGCGCCAAGGACCGTGCCTACACCGTGCCGATGACGTTCTTCGGCTACGGGCTGCTCCCGCTGCCCGGCACCGACACCGCTCTCGCCGACCGGCTCGGCGAGAGCGCGCACAGCGACCTGATGGCACAGGCCGCCGCGTGGGGGGTGAACACCACCGCGTCGACCGCCGTGCCCGGTACCACCGCCGACGGCGTCGAGGAGGTCCTGGCCCGGGTCGAGGAGATCGCCGCGCTGCGCGCCGAGCTGCCGTTCGGGATCGACGGCGTCGTCATCAAGGCCGACCTGGCCGCCGACCAGCAGGCCGCCGGTTCCGGCAGCCGTGCCCCGCGGTGGGCGATCGCCTACAAGCTGCCGGCCGTGGAGAAGATCACGCGGCTGCTGGAGGTGGAGTGGAACGTGGGCCGCACCGGCATCATCGCCCCGCGCGCGGTCCTGGAACCGGTCGAGATCGACGGCTCCACCATCACCTACGCCACCCTGCACAACCCGGCCGACATCACCCGGCGCGACCTGCGCCTGGGCGACCACGTCATGGTCTATCGGGCCGGCGATGTCATCCCCCGCGTCGAAGCCCCCGTCGCCCATCTGCGCACCGGCGACGAGCAGCCCATCGTCTTCCCCGAGGTGTGCCCGCGCTGCGGGTCGGACATCGACACCAGCGAGCAGCGCTGGCGCTGCACCAACGGCCGCAACTGCCACCTGGTCGCCTCCCTGTCCTACGCCGCGGGCCGCGACCAGCTCGACATCGAGGGCCTGGGACACACCCGGGTCGTCCAGCTCGTCGACGCCGGTCTGGTCGCCGATCTCGCCGATCTGTTCACCCTCACCCGTGAGCAGCTCCTGGCCCTGGAGCGGATGGGCGAGACCAGCACCGACAACCTGCTGGCCGCGCTGGCCGCGGCCAAGGGCCAGCCGTTGTCCCGGGTGCTGTGCGCGCTCGGGGTGCGGGGCACCGGCCGGTCGATGTCCCGGCGGATCGCCCGGCACTTCGCGACCATGGACCACATCCGGGCCGCCGACGCCGAGGCGATGCAGCAGGTGGAGGGCATCGGCACGGAGAAGGCGCCGTCCATCGTCGCCGAACTCGCCGAACTGGCCCCGCTCATCGACAAGCTCGTCGCGGTCGGGGTCAACATGACCGAACCCGGCGCGACGCCGCCGCCCGCGGCGGACGCCGACCCTGCCGAAGCGCCCGAGGACGCCGCGGCCGCGGACCTGCCGCTGGCGGGGATGACCGTCGTCGTCACCGGCTCGATGTCCGGCGCTCTCGAGAAGCTCTCCCGCAACCAGATGAACGAGCTCATCGAACGTGCGGGCGGCCGCTCCTCCTCCAGCGTCTCCAAGAAGACGACCCTGGTGGTCGCCGGTGAGGGCGCCGGCTCCAAGCGCGCCAAGGCCGAGGACCTCGGCGTCCGGCTGGCGGAGCCGGACGAGTTCGCCGCACTCGTCGCCGACTTCCTGCCCTGA
- a CDS encoding sugar phosphate isomerase/epimerase family protein — protein MTAFNDEAVTGDALRRTLGVSRRRFLSTCTATAAVAIAAPVFGASPALAQDRSEAAAGDRGRSALVPPHKRGIILYTVRDAVGRDPLASDLPSGFREVFRQLSRFGYRQVEFAGYGQHANAPGGADLGTVAGAKLMRSWLDEYGLRAQGSHGYIPPSWPLTSSDLDTFKRFLEIANILGMEHMGTGADPTNTPYRADWDVAAEKWNTLGAIARGEGIKLYTHNHDAAYDFLLDGGPLDAQGKPTRSSGIRKLEYFLKVTDRKNVYLELDVFWAHVAQYKFHTYTAHDGSQREDVFDPAALVVRNTNRFPLFHAKDGVVNLQSGLGYDMVPFGTGDIDYRRFFTRVGAKNYHNPMVEQDNAPSTTVPGQSLDFAKIGYDNLAALRACN, from the coding sequence GTGACCGCGTTCAACGACGAAGCCGTCACCGGCGACGCCCTGCGCCGCACGCTCGGCGTCAGCCGCCGCCGCTTCCTCAGCACCTGCACCGCCACCGCCGCCGTGGCGATCGCCGCCCCGGTCTTCGGCGCCTCGCCCGCGCTCGCGCAGGACAGATCGGAAGCCGCCGCAGGCGACCGGGGACGTTCCGCTCTGGTGCCCCCGCACAAGCGCGGCATCATCCTCTACACCGTCCGTGACGCCGTCGGCCGCGACCCGCTCGCCTCCGACCTGCCCTCCGGTTTCCGCGAGGTGTTCCGGCAGCTGTCCCGATTCGGCTACCGCCAGGTGGAGTTCGCGGGCTACGGCCAGCACGCCAACGCGCCGGGCGGCGCCGACCTGGGCACGGTGGCGGGCGCGAAGCTCATGCGCTCCTGGCTCGACGAGTACGGCCTGCGGGCGCAGGGCAGCCACGGCTACATCCCGCCGTCCTGGCCGCTGACCTCGTCCGACCTCGACACGTTCAAGCGTTTCCTGGAGATCGCCAACATCCTCGGCATGGAGCACATGGGGACCGGCGCCGACCCCACCAACACCCCCTACCGCGCGGACTGGGACGTGGCCGCGGAGAAGTGGAACACCCTGGGCGCCATCGCCCGCGGCGAGGGCATCAAGCTCTACACCCACAACCACGACGCGGCCTACGACTTCCTCCTCGACGGCGGCCCGCTCGACGCCCAGGGCAAGCCGACCCGCAGCTCCGGCATCCGGAAGCTGGAGTACTTCCTGAAGGTGACGGACCGCAAGAACGTGTACCTGGAGCTGGACGTGTTCTGGGCACACGTGGCCCAGTACAAGTTCCACACGTACACCGCCCACGACGGCTCACAGCGCGAGGACGTGTTCGACCCGGCCGCGCTCGTGGTCCGCAACACCAACCGCTTCCCGCTCTTCCACGCCAAGGACGGCGTCGTGAACCTCCAGAGCGGCCTGGGCTACGACATGGTGCCCTTCGGCACGGGCGACATCGACTACCGCAGGTTCTTCACCCGGGTGGGCGCGAAGAACTACCACAACCCGATGGTCGAGCAGGACAACGCACCGAGCACGACCGTGCCGGGCCAGTCCCTGGACTTCGCCAAGATCGGCTACGACAACCTCGCGGCTCTGCGTGCCTGCAACTGA
- a CDS encoding TetR/AcrR family transcriptional regulator, which yields MTVWDRPEPPTRPVPLDRERIVAAAVALADEGGLDEVSLRKVAARLKAGPMRLYGYIATKEELFDLMVDEVQAEILPEAPPGDWRETLRVLAHRTRQTVLRHEWLADLLGGRPTLGPNGLAVTEARLAALHGLADIDTVLRAAETVSAYTTGAIRREVANLRAERATGLSKSDWQRANGPHVTRMLATGRFPALSKAVHEATHVDAEESFEAGLDWVLDAVAAKLARP from the coding sequence ATGACTGTGTGGGACCGGCCGGAGCCGCCGACGCGCCCCGTGCCGCTCGACCGGGAGCGGATCGTCGCCGCCGCCGTCGCGCTGGCCGACGAGGGCGGACTGGACGAGGTGTCGCTGCGCAAGGTCGCCGCCCGGCTGAAGGCCGGACCGATGCGGCTGTACGGCTACATCGCCACCAAGGAAGAGCTGTTCGACCTGATGGTGGACGAGGTCCAGGCCGAGATCCTCCCCGAAGCGCCGCCCGGTGACTGGCGGGAGACGCTGCGCGTCCTCGCCCACCGCACCCGGCAGACCGTGCTCCGCCACGAATGGCTGGCCGACCTGCTCGGCGGCCGTCCGACCCTCGGCCCGAACGGCCTCGCCGTGACCGAGGCCAGACTGGCGGCCCTGCACGGCCTCGCCGACATCGACACTGTCCTGCGCGCCGCGGAGACGGTGAGCGCCTACACCACCGGTGCGATCAGACGTGAGGTGGCGAACCTGCGGGCCGAGCGCGCCACGGGCCTGTCCAAGAGCGACTGGCAGCGCGCCAACGGCCCGCACGTGACGAGGATGCTGGCCACGGGACGCTTCCCGGCGCTGTCCAAGGCCGTGCACGAGGCCACGCACGTGGACGCCGAGGAATCCTTCGAGGCCGGCCTGGACTGGGTCCTGGACGCCGTGGCCGCCAAACTCGCCCGGCCCTGA
- a CDS encoding FAD-dependent oxidoreductase has product MRHRIAVVGAGPAGLTFARVLHRHGHSVTVLERDPAPDARPPGGTLDLHAGLGQLALDKAGLLAEFRTLSRPEGQAMRILDTDGTALRDWRPRPGDEANPEIDRGQLRDLLLGPLDVQWGRGVAEVAPKADDGVLVGFEDGRQEVYDLVIGADGAWSRVRPAVSSVTPHYTGVTAVETSLDDIDARHPDLARLVGDGSLAVYGVNRGLVAQRNSGGHVKVYAQFRVPLDWHRDLDLSDVESVRSSLLALFDGWAAPVLDLLRRGGVFAPRPLYVLPVSHTWTHVPGVTLLGDAAHLMPPLGAGANLAMLEGAELAEAIAAQPEDLDTVVRAFEEQMWARAGRWARMTAAGLERLVSPDPAQALALFDEVQPS; this is encoded by the coding sequence ATGAGGCATCGTATCGCCGTGGTCGGAGCCGGTCCCGCCGGTCTCACGTTCGCCCGTGTCCTGCACCGCCATGGCCACTCCGTCACCGTCCTCGAGCGCGATCCCGCCCCCGATGCCCGCCCTCCGGGCGGCACGCTGGACCTGCACGCGGGGTTGGGGCAGCTCGCCCTGGACAAGGCGGGGCTGCTGGCGGAGTTCCGGACGCTGTCCCGCCCCGAGGGGCAGGCCATGCGCATCCTGGACACGGACGGGACCGCCCTGCGCGACTGGCGCCCCCGTCCGGGCGACGAGGCCAACCCGGAGATCGACCGGGGGCAGCTCCGCGACCTGCTGCTCGGCCCGCTCGACGTCCAGTGGGGTCGGGGCGTGGCAGAGGTGGCACCCAAGGCCGACGACGGCGTGCTCGTCGGCTTCGAGGACGGGCGGCAGGAGGTGTACGACCTGGTGATCGGCGCGGACGGCGCCTGGTCACGGGTCCGTCCGGCCGTCTCGTCGGTGACACCGCACTACACGGGGGTCACCGCGGTGGAGACCTCCCTCGACGACATCGACGCCCGGCATCCCGACCTGGCCCGGCTGGTCGGTGACGGCTCACTGGCCGTGTACGGGGTGAACCGAGGTCTCGTCGCCCAGCGCAACAGCGGTGGCCACGTCAAGGTGTACGCCCAGTTCCGGGTGCCGCTGGACTGGCACAGGGACCTGGACCTGTCCGACGTCGAGTCCGTCAGGTCGAGCCTCCTGGCGCTGTTCGACGGCTGGGCCGCTCCCGTCCTCGACCTTCTGCGCCGCGGCGGTGTTTTCGCCCCTCGCCCGCTGTACGTCCTGCCCGTGTCCCATACCTGGACTCACGTGCCCGGGGTGACGCTCCTGGGGGACGCCGCCCACCTGATGCCGCCTTTGGGGGCGGGCGCGAACCTCGCGATGCTGGAGGGCGCCGAACTCGCCGAGGCCATCGCCGCCCAGCCGGAAGACCTGGACACCGTCGTCCGCGCCTTCGAGGAACAGATGTGGGCGCGAGCGGGCCGGTGGGCGAGGATGACGGCGGCCGGCCTGGAACGCCTCGTGAGCCCCGACCCCGCCCAGGCCCTCGCCCTCTTCGACGAGGTCCAGCCGTCCTGA
- a CDS encoding NAD-dependent protein deacetylase, producing the protein MRMRPTLHWTPPSDLPPGTTDLRPVVEAVRAGGVLVLSGAGISTESGIPAYRGEGGSLSRHTPMTYQDFTSSPRARQRYWARSHLGWRTFGRALPNAGHRAVAAFARHGVLSGVITQNVDGLHQAAGTQGVVDLHGRLDRVVCLSCGATSPRRDLAVRLEAANAGFAPTVAEINPDGDADLTDEQVGDFRVVPCAECDGVLKPDVVFFGEPVPVHRIEHCRRLVGEASSLLVLGSSLTVMSGLRFVRQAAQADKRVFIINRDPTRGDPFAVTRVALPLGTALTTVADQLDIPVDGQPAA; encoded by the coding sequence ATGCGGATGCGTCCCACCCTTCACTGGACCCCTCCCTCCGACCTGCCGCCGGGCACCACTGATCTGCGGCCGGTGGTCGAGGCGGTACGCGCCGGTGGTGTCCTCGTACTGAGTGGGGCGGGCATCTCCACGGAGTCGGGCATCCCCGCCTACCGGGGCGAGGGCGGAAGTCTCAGCCGGCACACCCCGATGACCTACCAGGACTTCACCTCCAGCCCGCGCGCCCGGCAGCGGTACTGGGCGCGCAGCCATCTCGGGTGGCGCACGTTCGGGCGCGCGCTGCCCAACGCCGGTCACCGGGCCGTGGCCGCGTTCGCGCGGCACGGGGTGCTCTCGGGTGTGATCACGCAGAACGTCGACGGTCTGCACCAGGCCGCCGGCACTCAGGGCGTCGTGGATCTGCACGGGCGACTGGACCGGGTCGTGTGTCTGTCGTGCGGAGCGACCAGTCCGCGCCGCGACCTCGCCGTACGGCTGGAGGCGGCCAACGCCGGATTCGCGCCGACGGTCGCGGAGATCAACCCCGACGGTGACGCCGATCTCACCGATGAGCAGGTCGGTGACTTCCGGGTCGTACCCTGCGCGGAATGCGACGGCGTGCTCAAACCGGACGTGGTGTTCTTCGGTGAGCCGGTGCCGGTCCACCGGATCGAGCACTGCCGGCGGCTGGTCGGTGAGGCGTCCTCGCTGCTGGTGCTGGGCTCCTCGTTGACGGTGATGTCGGGGCTCAGATTCGTCCGCCAGGCGGCCCAGGCCGACAAGCGGGTGTTCATCATCAACCGGGATCCGACGCGGGGCGACCCGTTCGCCGTCACCCGCGTCGCGCTCCCTCTCGGGACCGCCCTCACGACGGTCGCCGACCAGCTGGACATCCCCGTGGACGGGCAGCCTGCGGCGTAG
- a CDS encoding PQQ-dependent sugar dehydrogenase, with translation MRNRRIVTLVGAAALAGAVGLLPLPAAQAHPSDPTPPTSSDFQKVTLNDRPGEPMALAVLPDRRVLHTARTGEVRIHDPKSGVNFLAADMKKSPAGLYQHDEEGVQGIAVDPGFAKNHWVYLYYSPRLDTPMDDPATPGVNEGDAPQFGTAADFAKYKGVTRLSRFKLVGNKLDYNTEQKILDVPADRGICCHVGGKIDFDHKGNLFLSTGDDSNPFSSDGYAPLDDRPDRNPAYDARRTAGNTNDLRGKVLRIKVKRHGGYAIPDGNLFAPGTAKTRPEIYAMGLRNPFRFGVDDKTGEVYVADYSPDANTANPGRGPAGHGRWMVIDRPANYGWPFCVTRDMPYQDYDFATQTSSGAFNCAKPLNDSRHNTGRSVLPPVENAEIVYGYGASAEFPELGTGGIGPMGGPAYRYDKHNKAANRWPQYFDGKPLFYEWTRDQMKALTLGKNNEVQKIEDAIPGITTDGPIDAEFGPDGALYVLEYGTGYFAELPEAQLSRIDFVRGNRTPEPKVAADVVNGTSPLTVKFSSAGTKDADGDALRYAWDFDADGTVDSREANPTHTFDKNGVYDATLNVTDSTGRSASASVPVVVGNKAPVVSLTTDPAPHGGTPFHWGDTVTWQVTVTDDQPVDCAKVSVSFILGHDTHGHPLSTSNGCSGSFKTFVDGGHSGSDNLKAVFNATYTDTPPAGLPSLSGSAEVALTPED, from the coding sequence GTGCGTAACAGACGGATCGTCACCCTCGTCGGGGCGGCCGCGTTGGCCGGAGCCGTCGGGCTGCTGCCTCTTCCCGCGGCCCAGGCCCACCCGTCGGACCCCACACCGCCGACTTCGTCGGACTTCCAGAAGGTCACCCTCAACGACCGTCCGGGCGAGCCCATGGCCCTGGCCGTCCTGCCCGACCGGCGGGTGCTGCACACGGCACGCACCGGCGAGGTCCGCATCCACGACCCCAAGAGCGGCGTCAACTTCCTTGCCGCCGACATGAAGAAGAGCCCCGCCGGGCTCTACCAGCACGACGAGGAGGGCGTGCAGGGCATCGCCGTCGACCCCGGCTTCGCCAAGAACCACTGGGTCTACCTCTACTACTCGCCGCGCCTCGACACCCCCATGGACGACCCCGCCACACCGGGCGTCAACGAGGGCGACGCACCGCAGTTCGGCACGGCCGCGGACTTCGCCAAGTACAAGGGCGTCACCCGGCTCTCGCGGTTCAAGCTCGTCGGCAACAAGCTCGACTACAACACCGAGCAGAAGATCCTCGACGTGCCCGCCGACCGCGGCATCTGCTGCCACGTCGGCGGCAAGATCGACTTCGACCACAAGGGCAACCTGTTCCTGTCGACCGGCGACGACTCCAACCCGTTCTCCTCCGACGGCTACGCCCCGCTCGACGACCGCCCCGACCGCAACCCCGCCTACGACGCGCGCCGCACCGCGGGCAACACCAACGACCTGCGCGGCAAGGTCCTGCGCATCAAGGTCAAGCGCCACGGCGGCTACGCGATACCCGACGGCAACCTCTTCGCGCCGGGCACCGCGAAGACCCGGCCCGAGATCTACGCCATGGGCCTGCGCAACCCCTTCCGCTTCGGCGTGGACGACAAGACCGGTGAGGTCTACGTCGCCGACTACTCACCCGACGCCAACACCGCCAACCCCGGCCGCGGCCCCGCCGGCCACGGACGCTGGATGGTCATCGACCGCCCCGCCAACTACGGCTGGCCGTTCTGCGTGACCCGGGACATGCCCTACCAGGACTACGACTTCGCCACCCAGACCTCCAGCGGCGCCTTCAACTGCGCCAAGCCGCTCAACGACTCCCGCCACAACACCGGCCGCAGCGTGCTGCCCCCGGTCGAGAACGCGGAGATCGTCTACGGCTACGGCGCCTCCGCGGAGTTCCCCGAACTCGGCACCGGCGGCATCGGCCCGATGGGCGGCCCGGCGTACCGCTACGACAAGCACAACAAGGCCGCCAACCGCTGGCCCCAGTACTTCGACGGCAAGCCGCTCTTCTACGAGTGGACCCGCGACCAGATGAAGGCCCTGACCCTCGGCAAGAACAACGAGGTCCAGAAGATCGAGGACGCGATCCCCGGGATCACCACGGACGGCCCGATCGACGCCGAGTTCGGCCCCGACGGGGCGCTGTACGTCCTGGAGTACGGCACCGGCTACTTCGCGGAGCTGCCCGAGGCCCAGCTCTCCCGCATCGACTTCGTCCGGGGCAACCGCACCCCGGAGCCCAAGGTCGCGGCCGACGTCGTCAACGGCACCAGCCCGCTGACGGTCAAGTTCTCCAGCGCCGGCACCAAGGACGCCGACGGCGACGCCCTGCGCTACGCCTGGGACTTCGACGCCGACGGCACCGTGGACTCCAGGGAGGCCAACCCGACGCACACCTTCGACAAGAACGGGGTCTACGACGCCACGCTGAACGTCACCGACAGCACCGGCCGCTCGGCCTCCGCCTCGGTTCCGGTCGTGGTCGGCAACAAGGCCCCGGTCGTCTCGCTCACCACCGACCCGGCTCCGCACGGCGGCACGCCGTTCCACTGGGGTGACACGGTCACCTGGCAGGTCACCGTCACCGACGACCAGCCCGTGGACTGCGCCAAGGTCAGCGTCTCCTTCATCCTCGGCCACGACACCCACGGCCACCCGCTGTCCACCAGCAACGGCTGCTCCGGCTCCTTCAAGACGTTCGTGGACGGCGGTCACTCCGGCTCGGACAACCTGAAGGCGGTCTTCAACGCCACCTACACGGACACACCCCCGGCGGGCCTGCCGTCCCTCTCGGGCAGCGCCGAGGTCGCCCTGACCCCGGAGGACTGA
- a CDS encoding inositol-3-phosphate synthase, whose amino-acid sequence MNNDVNASQPRTGERPARTGVWFVGARGSVATTAVTGCAAVTARLHAPTGMVTETQPFDGTGLPPLSTLVFGGHDTTHCPLPKRAEQLTEAGVLPHGLAPAVRAELRAADEAIRIGGPLPDDPRGDEELIADFAADLTSFRERHALARVVVVNVSSTEPLPAPDAVRLPASSLYAAAAVRAGCPYVNFTPSTGLRTPALTEAAAAAGLPHAGRDGKTGQTLLRAALAPMFVQRALHVRAWSGTNLLGGGDGAALADPGAAAAKNAGKERVLADTLGHTPQGEVHIDDVPVLGDWKTAWDHVAFEGFLGSRMILQTIWQGCDSALAAPLVLDLARLVARAHEAGLSGPLPELGFYFKDPDAGPSGLTEQFTALLSFADRLRNAS is encoded by the coding sequence GTGAACAACGACGTGAACGCATCGCAGCCCCGGACCGGCGAGCGTCCCGCGCGCACCGGCGTCTGGTTCGTCGGAGCCCGCGGATCGGTCGCCACCACCGCCGTCACCGGATGCGCGGCGGTCACCGCCCGACTGCACGCGCCGACCGGCATGGTCACCGAGACGCAGCCGTTCGACGGCACCGGTCTGCCGCCCCTTTCCACGCTCGTCTTCGGCGGGCACGACACCACCCACTGCCCGCTGCCCAAGCGGGCCGAACAACTCACCGAGGCAGGCGTCCTGCCGCACGGACTCGCCCCCGCCGTACGCGCCGAACTCCGCGCCGCCGACGAGGCGATACGCATCGGCGGCCCGCTCCCGGACGACCCGCGCGGCGACGAGGAGCTCATCGCCGACTTCGCCGCCGACCTCACCTCGTTCCGCGAGCGCCACGCACTGGCCCGCGTGGTCGTGGTCAACGTCTCCTCCACGGAGCCGCTGCCCGCACCGGACGCCGTACGCCTGCCGGCCAGCTCCCTCTACGCGGCCGCCGCCGTGCGCGCCGGCTGCCCCTACGTCAACTTCACGCCGTCCACCGGGCTGCGCACCCCGGCCCTGACCGAAGCCGCCGCGGCCGCCGGACTTCCCCACGCGGGACGCGACGGCAAGACCGGCCAGACGCTGCTGCGGGCCGCGCTCGCCCCGATGTTCGTCCAACGCGCCCTGCACGTCAGGGCCTGGTCCGGCACCAACCTGCTGGGCGGCGGCGACGGGGCGGCGCTGGCCGACCCGGGCGCGGCCGCGGCGAAGAACGCCGGCAAGGAACGCGTCCTGGCCGACACCCTCGGGCACACCCCGCAGGGCGAGGTGCACATCGACGACGTCCCCGTGCTCGGCGACTGGAAGACCGCCTGGGACCACGTGGCCTTCGAGGGCTTCCTCGGCTCGCGCATGATCCTCCAGACCATCTGGCAGGGCTGCGACTCGGCCCTGGCCGCTCCGCTCGTGCTGGACCTGGCCCGGCTGGTCGCCCGCGCCCACGAGGCGGGCCTGTCCGGCCCCCTCCCGGAGCTGGGCTTCTACTTCAAGGACCCCGACGCGGGTCCGTCCGGGCTGACGGAGCAGTTCACCGCGCTGCTGTCGTTCGCCGACCGGCTGCGAAACGCTTCTTGA
- a CDS encoding MarR family winged helix-turn-helix transcriptional regulator: MGQEGVGIDLETSLGYLLKEASSALRTAMEEVLRPLGMSVTHYSCLELLAQRPGLSNSELARGAFVTRQTMNVLLQALERDGYVTRPAEAPVGKALPTRLTPSGLRSLEKASAAVRSVEARMLAGLSESEQADAFRLLQGMVRSLRDAHEGA; encoded by the coding sequence ATGGGTCAAGAAGGGGTCGGCATCGACCTGGAGACGTCACTGGGCTACCTGCTCAAGGAAGCGTCGAGCGCTCTGCGCACGGCGATGGAGGAAGTGCTGCGACCGCTCGGCATGAGCGTGACGCACTACTCCTGCCTCGAACTGCTGGCGCAGCGACCGGGCTTGTCGAACTCCGAACTCGCGCGGGGCGCGTTCGTGACCCGGCAGACGATGAACGTGCTGCTCCAGGCCCTGGAACGGGACGGCTACGTGACCAGGCCCGCGGAGGCACCCGTCGGGAAGGCGCTGCCCACACGGCTCACACCGAGCGGCCTACGAAGCCTCGAGAAGGCGAGCGCAGCCGTCCGTTCCGTCGAGGCCAGAATGCTGGCCGGGCTGAGCGAGAGCGAACAGGCGGACGCGTTCCGGCTCCTCCAGGGCATGGTCCGTTCCCTGCGCGACGCCCACGAGGGCGCCTAG